The Actinopolyspora erythraea genome has a segment encoding these proteins:
- a CDS encoding ATP-binding protein, with amino-acid sequence MFGRGRGREHDSRRASGQQHRAAPQKASKTARTGKRGDRKLSGEQSLPSYTPSIAARSIDGHLLRTGQDVFAWYRLSPQRWSFRSDSQRQDLIAAIAGQYAELQGRWLHLRVTNRPYPIRMWAEAHVRNAHNPPPDVPGALSFDDYMVGEQQQLMGRSMAEKEVYLGVQVQTRNVVDRAVERAAPLLRRVFPEAVDAELVALDSEIEHLDQVIGSAGLDGRPVTAEEISWLMHRSCSLGLPAPRNLPATPGGEWQPEDLASFTDAADMHQEPYAPTVTVRGRTGSNAGVSRQVAVLTLGQTHGLQIPEVDDPWLQHSDRLPAPVEWSARIYVRRPEDVGGELQRQMNKVRSQVRHYTEEHGLEPPTSLARQAGRVLEIDDEMTSGFTALATRVRSWWRMSVSGPTERDALRLAQQLLDLYKPKVAIEHPEAQYAMAREFIPGEPLASGAYMRRGSVVWAASSVPQATAEVGDRRGVLLGETCTATRRPVAWDPWMAQEVRDASGLTAMVAGLGGGKSFLGGGLVYKTLRAGAYWTLLDPSGPLAELCELPELRPYARPINLLNAQPGILNPYRVVAEPELEHFVDEEDPERSWRRERALAAATRRRLVLDVLTGLLPYDVARMPQTRIVLLRAVRAVGGRPDAHPGMVFEALRRDASEHHEHAVVVADFLDEVRERMSLLIPEADADPYSQRREDRLTVLTMAGLTLPKDGVGREHWTDSEALGVQLLNLAAWLTQRTVYERPKEERKGVWIDEAFFLSEVPTGRVLMNRFARDSRKWNVRVLLSSQIPADFLRIQGFVSLLDSVFIGRLDDEQAQSDALRLLKVPVDAGYEQVVSALGRRPGPARNSTERDRSPRQFIFGDGDGGVERIRIDFSGPHLQHLRDSLDTTPVVEDSDEDSTGGNESLTPNSDSIAEIGGADTDEEPVSEEDEELLEDFTEWELTTAGVGRDDHQTDSGEDPGGSNGYRGGDRARGVS; translated from the coding sequence GTGTTCGGTCGCGGGCGAGGTCGTGAGCACGATTCCAGGCGGGCCTCGGGGCAACAGCATCGTGCCGCGCCGCAGAAGGCGTCGAAGACCGCACGGACCGGTAAGCGCGGGGACCGCAAGCTCTCCGGTGAGCAGTCCCTGCCCAGCTACACGCCGTCGATAGCCGCGCGCTCCATCGACGGGCACCTGCTGCGCACCGGCCAGGACGTCTTCGCCTGGTACCGGTTGTCCCCGCAGCGCTGGTCGTTTCGCTCCGACTCCCAGCGGCAGGACCTCATCGCCGCCATCGCCGGGCAGTACGCCGAACTGCAGGGACGTTGGCTGCACCTGCGCGTGACCAACCGCCCCTATCCGATCCGGATGTGGGCGGAGGCGCATGTGCGTAACGCACACAACCCGCCGCCCGACGTACCGGGCGCGTTGAGTTTCGACGACTACATGGTCGGTGAGCAGCAGCAGCTCATGGGACGGTCGATGGCCGAGAAGGAGGTCTACCTCGGCGTGCAGGTCCAGACCCGCAACGTGGTGGACCGCGCGGTCGAGCGGGCCGCGCCGCTGCTGCGCCGGGTCTTCCCGGAGGCCGTCGACGCGGAACTGGTCGCGTTGGACAGCGAGATCGAGCACCTCGACCAGGTGATCGGCTCGGCCGGGCTGGACGGCAGGCCCGTCACGGCCGAGGAGATCTCCTGGCTGATGCACCGCTCGTGCTCGCTCGGGCTGCCCGCCCCCCGCAACCTGCCCGCCACCCCAGGCGGCGAGTGGCAGCCGGAGGATCTGGCCTCCTTCACCGACGCGGCCGACATGCACCAGGAGCCCTACGCCCCCACCGTCACCGTCCGGGGACGCACCGGCTCCAACGCGGGGGTGAGCAGGCAGGTGGCCGTGCTGACCCTCGGCCAGACGCACGGGTTGCAGATCCCCGAAGTGGACGATCCCTGGTTGCAGCACTCCGACCGGTTGCCAGCGCCGGTCGAGTGGTCGGCGCGCATCTACGTCCGCCGCCCCGAGGACGTGGGGGGCGAACTGCAGCGTCAGATGAACAAGGTGCGTTCCCAGGTCCGGCACTACACCGAGGAACACGGCCTGGAACCCCCCACCTCGCTGGCCAGGCAGGCGGGCAGGGTGCTGGAGATCGACGACGAGATGACCTCCGGGTTCACCGCCCTGGCCACCCGGGTCCGCTCCTGGTGGCGGATGTCGGTGTCCGGGCCCACCGAACGCGACGCGCTGCGGCTCGCCCAGCAGCTGCTCGACCTCTACAAGCCCAAGGTGGCCATCGAACACCCCGAGGCCCAGTACGCCATGGCGCGGGAGTTCATCCCCGGTGAACCCCTCGCCTCCGGGGCCTACATGCGCCGCGGCTCGGTGGTGTGGGCGGCCTCCTCGGTGCCGCAGGCCACCGCCGAGGTCGGCGACCGCAGGGGCGTGCTGCTGGGCGAGACCTGTACCGCCACCCGGCGTCCGGTGGCCTGGGACCCGTGGATGGCCCAGGAAGTGCGCGACGCCTCCGGGCTGACCGCCATGGTCGCCGGGCTCGGCGGCGGCAAGTCCTTCCTCGGCGGCGGTCTGGTGTACAAGACGCTGCGTGCCGGTGCTTACTGGACCCTGCTGGACCCCTCCGGGCCGTTGGCCGAGCTGTGCGAACTGCCGGAACTGCGGCCCTACGCCCGTCCGATCAACCTGCTCAACGCCCAGCCGGGCATCCTCAACCCGTACCGGGTGGTCGCCGAGCCGGAGTTGGAGCACTTCGTCGACGAGGAGGACCCGGAGCGCAGCTGGCGGCGGGAACGCGCGCTGGCCGCCGCCACCCGGCGCCGCCTGGTGCTCGACGTGCTCACCGGCCTGCTGCCCTACGACGTCGCCCGCATGCCGCAGACCCGGATCGTGCTGCTGCGCGCCGTCCGGGCGGTGGGCGGAAGGCCGGACGCCCATCCCGGCATGGTGTTCGAAGCGCTGCGCAGGGACGCCAGTGAGCACCACGAACACGCCGTGGTGGTCGCGGACTTCCTCGACGAGGTCCGGGAGCGGATGTCGCTGCTGATCCCGGAGGCCGACGCCGACCCCTACTCCCAGCGCAGGGAGGACCGGCTGACCGTGCTCACCATGGCCGGGCTCACCCTCCCCAAGGACGGTGTCGGGCGGGAGCACTGGACCGACAGCGAGGCGCTGGGCGTGCAGCTGCTCAACCTCGCGGCGTGGCTGACCCAGCGCACCGTCTACGAGCGCCCGAAGGAGGAACGCAAGGGGGTCTGGATCGACGAGGCCTTCTTCCTGTCCGAAGTGCCCACCGGCCGCGTGCTGATGAACCGCTTCGCGCGTGACTCCCGGAAGTGGAACGTGCGGGTGCTGCTCTCCAGCCAGATACCCGCCGACTTCCTGCGCATCCAGGGTTTCGTCTCGCTGCTGGACTCGGTGTTCATCGGCAGGCTCGACGACGAGCAGGCCCAGTCCGACGCGCTGCGGCTGCTGAAGGTGCCGGTCGACGCGGGCTACGAGCAGGTCGTCTCCGCGCTGGGGCGCCGTCCCGGTCCGGCCCGCAACAGCACCGAGCGAGACCGCTCGCCCAGGCAGTTCATCTTCGGTGACGGTGACGGCGGCGTCGAGCGCATCAGGATCGACTTCAGCGGTCCCCACCTGCAGCACCTGCGGGACTCGTTGGACACCACGCCGGTCGTCGAGGACTCCGACGAGGATTCGACGGGTGGCAACGAGTCGCTGACGCCGAACTCCGACTCCATAGCCGAGATCGGTGGCGCCGACACCGACGAGGAGCCGGTCTCCGAAGAGGACGAGGAGCTGCTGGAGGACTTCACCGAGTGGGAGCTCACCACCGCTGGGGTGGGGCGCGACGATCACCAGACCGATTCAGGCGAGGATCCCGGCGGCAGTAACGGTTACCGGGGCGGGGACCGAGCACGAGGAGTTTCCTGA
- a CDS encoding sugar porter family MFS transporter, with protein sequence MSFHSNTGTSGAGSHARPLRTAHFASVAALGGFLFGYDTAVINGGVTAIRETFGVGAVVTGLAVAMALIGSAVGAWYAGTLADRYGRLVTMRTAAVLFLLSAIGSALPFTVWDFTLWRLLGGVAVGMASVIAPAYIAEIAPARNRGRLGTLQQLAIVLGIAISQVVNWGIAGMAGGAAEPLLGLDAWQWMLAVEAVPAVLYGVLAFTIPESPRYLVMRGQLSRAHQVLSTTEEGDLDERLDEIRESVVNDHRPRVRDLRRAGTGLFPIVWIGIVLSVLQQFGGINVIFYYSSALWQSVGIDESSSLLLSLSTQFFNILGTVIALLLLDRVGRRPLLLTGSVGMTIMLGLATYAFSHASTVDGEPNLANPYGPMALVAAHVFVFFFAISWGPVVWVLLGEMFPNRFRAPALAVAAAAQWLANFLITATFPPLSEISLSMTYLGYTAFAALSVWFVLKWVPETKGRTLEDMDRATMTPTG encoded by the coding sequence ATGTCCTTCCATTCCAACACCGGCACCTCGGGTGCCGGATCTCACGCCCGTCCGCTGCGAACGGCGCACTTCGCCTCGGTCGCGGCGCTCGGCGGGTTCCTCTTCGGGTACGACACCGCCGTGATCAACGGGGGTGTCACCGCGATCCGCGAGACCTTCGGAGTCGGTGCCGTCGTAACCGGGCTGGCCGTCGCGATGGCCCTGATCGGCTCAGCGGTCGGCGCCTGGTACGCCGGGACGCTAGCCGACCGGTACGGCCGGCTGGTGACGATGCGCACGGCCGCCGTGCTGTTCCTGCTGAGCGCGATCGGGTCGGCACTGCCGTTCACCGTCTGGGACTTCACCCTCTGGCGGCTCCTCGGTGGTGTCGCCGTCGGCATGGCCTCGGTGATCGCGCCCGCCTACATCGCCGAGATCGCTCCGGCCAGGAACCGGGGGAGGCTCGGCACGCTGCAACAACTGGCCATCGTGCTGGGGATCGCGATCTCCCAGGTCGTCAACTGGGGCATCGCGGGCATGGCGGGAGGTGCCGCCGAGCCGCTGCTGGGGCTCGACGCGTGGCAGTGGATGCTGGCAGTGGAGGCCGTTCCCGCCGTCCTCTACGGCGTGCTGGCGTTCACGATCCCCGAGTCGCCGCGCTACCTGGTCATGCGCGGCCAGCTGAGCCGGGCCCATCAGGTCCTGAGCACCACCGAGGAGGGTGATCTCGACGAGCGGCTCGACGAGATCCGGGAGTCCGTGGTGAACGACCACCGGCCCCGGGTGCGCGACCTCCGCAGGGCGGGCACCGGCCTGTTCCCGATCGTCTGGATCGGCATCGTCCTGTCGGTGTTACAGCAGTTCGGCGGGATCAACGTCATCTTCTACTACTCGTCGGCGCTGTGGCAGTCGGTCGGGATCGACGAGTCGAGCTCGTTGCTGCTGAGCCTGTCCACGCAGTTCTTCAACATCCTGGGCACCGTCATAGCCCTGCTGCTGCTGGACAGGGTCGGACGACGCCCGCTGCTGCTGACCGGGTCCGTGGGCATGACCATCATGCTGGGGCTGGCCACGTACGCGTTCAGTCACGCGAGCACCGTGGACGGCGAACCGAACCTGGCCAACCCGTACGGTCCCATGGCGCTGGTCGCCGCACACGTCTTCGTGTTCTTCTTCGCCATCTCGTGGGGTCCGGTCGTGTGGGTGCTGCTGGGCGAGATGTTCCCGAACCGGTTCCGCGCCCCGGCCCTGGCGGTGGCCGCCGCGGCCCAGTGGCTGGCGAACTTCCTCATCACCGCCACGTTCCCGCCGCTGTCCGAGATCAGCCTGTCGATGACCTACCTCGGCTACACCGCGTTCGCGGCCCTGTCGGTGTGGTTCGTGCTCAAGTGGGTCCCGGAGACCAAGGGGCGGACGCTGGAGGACATGGACCGCGCCACCATGACGCCGACGGGCTGA
- a CDS encoding class I SAM-dependent methyltransferase produces the protein MGEYIFASDDRLTEIHLGALDRAFDRISIQRLLDSGVGPGWRCLDVGAGSGSLASWLARRVGRSGEVVATDVDLRGLRHVAGSNLRVLEHDITVDALSRGSYDLVHGRLLLILLQRRRELLEPLVRALKPGGVLLMEDFDVEGAGTVCAPSAAEGELFDRVLWSYLDAMSAAGADIHWGRHLYGELCRIGLRDVSSVGTAEVWRGGSPGCELIQANFTQLRERMLAEGRVDPDELRRATELLGDPRFAMRGFLLVGNSGIR, from the coding sequence TTGGGAGAGTACATTTTCGCCTCTGACGACCGGCTCACCGAGATCCACCTCGGTGCGCTGGACAGAGCCTTCGACCGGATCAGCATCCAACGGCTGCTCGACTCCGGTGTGGGGCCGGGTTGGCGGTGCCTCGACGTCGGGGCCGGCAGCGGTTCGCTGGCGAGCTGGCTGGCCCGTCGAGTCGGACGAAGCGGCGAGGTGGTCGCCACCGACGTCGATCTGCGCGGGCTGCGACACGTGGCCGGTTCGAACCTGCGCGTCCTCGAGCACGACATCACGGTCGACGCCCTGTCCCGGGGTAGCTACGACCTCGTGCACGGGCGGCTGCTGCTGATCCTGCTCCAGCGGCGGCGGGAGCTGCTGGAACCGCTGGTGCGGGCGCTCAAACCCGGCGGAGTCCTGCTCATGGAGGACTTCGACGTCGAAGGGGCGGGAACGGTGTGCGCCCCCAGCGCGGCCGAGGGGGAGCTCTTCGACAGGGTGCTGTGGTCCTATTTGGATGCCATGTCGGCCGCCGGGGCGGACATACACTGGGGGCGACACCTCTACGGCGAGCTGTGCCGCATCGGACTGCGGGATGTCAGTTCCGTGGGCACGGCCGAGGTGTGGCGTGGTGGCTCGCCGGGCTGCGAGCTGATCCAGGCGAATTTCACCCAGTTGAGGGAACGCATGCTCGCCGAAGGCAGGGTGGACCCCGACGAACTGCGGCGTGCCACGGAACTGCTCGGTGATCCGCGTTTCGCGATGCGCGGCTTCCTGCTCGTCGGCAATTCGGGGATCCGCTGA
- a CDS encoding ROK family protein: MADPRTVRQMNRQHMLELFSDGQARSRAAVARTTGLTKPSVSSIIDSLLEEGLLVPAGVGEAGIIGGRRPNLVVFNPDARAHVGVHLGVRRSSVAVADALGRTLATESVPSSVGDPASGVRQLGPLVERAAERAGVPTGRIASVGVSVSGLVDHRSGRCLLAPNLDWHDVPIREWVEEQFDVPAVIYNEAHAGALAEQRFGWGEDVTNFVRVMVSMGIGAGVVLDSRLFAGAAGIGGEIGHCRVEDNGRPCACGNSGCLESVASQLAILQSVREAAETGTPTGLAPDCDIDDVLTAAEDGDAGAEAAVRRAGTGLGRGIAYLLNVLNPDLVVLGGTVAAAGQVLRHPMEEAVRYSSLPHSACRLVTSSLSNAELDGAVLLAREQVAL; encoded by the coding sequence ATGGCCGACCCCCGGACGGTCCGGCAGATGAACCGACAGCACATGCTCGAGCTGTTCAGCGACGGCCAAGCGCGCTCGCGCGCGGCGGTGGCCCGCACGACCGGCCTGACCAAGCCCTCGGTCTCATCGATCATCGACTCGCTGCTAGAGGAAGGGCTGCTCGTCCCCGCCGGAGTCGGCGAGGCAGGCATCATAGGCGGCCGCCGACCAAACCTCGTGGTCTTCAACCCGGACGCGCGCGCCCACGTGGGAGTGCACCTGGGGGTACGTCGCAGTTCGGTGGCGGTCGCGGACGCCCTCGGCAGGACGCTGGCCACGGAGTCCGTGCCCAGCTCGGTCGGGGACCCCGCCTCCGGCGTGCGACAGCTGGGACCGCTGGTCGAGCGGGCCGCGGAACGAGCGGGCGTTCCCACCGGGCGCATCGCCTCCGTCGGGGTCTCGGTCTCCGGGCTGGTCGATCACCGCAGCGGGCGCTGCCTGCTCGCCCCCAACCTGGACTGGCACGACGTGCCGATCCGGGAATGGGTCGAGGAGCAGTTCGACGTCCCGGCGGTGATCTACAACGAGGCCCACGCGGGCGCGCTGGCGGAACAGCGCTTCGGCTGGGGCGAGGACGTGACCAACTTCGTCCGGGTCATGGTCAGCATGGGGATCGGCGCCGGCGTCGTGCTCGACTCCCGGCTGTTCGCGGGAGCCGCGGGGATCGGCGGCGAGATCGGCCACTGCCGCGTCGAGGACAACGGCAGGCCGTGCGCCTGCGGCAACTCGGGATGCCTGGAGAGCGTGGCCTCCCAGCTCGCCATCCTGCAGTCGGTCCGCGAGGCCGCCGAGACCGGCACCCCAACGGGACTCGCTCCCGACTGCGACATCGACGACGTGCTGACGGCGGCCGAGGACGGCGACGCCGGAGCGGAGGCGGCGGTGCGCCGAGCCGGGACAGGCCTGGGGCGGGGAATCGCCTACCTGCTGAACGTGCTGAACCCGGACCTGGTCGTGCTCGGCGGCACGGTGGCGGCCGCCGGGCAGGTCCTGCGGCACCCCATGGAGGAGGCGGTGCGGTACTCCTCGCTGCCGCACTCCGCCTGCCGCCTGGTGACGAGCTCGCTGAGCAACGCCGAGCTCGACGGTGCCGTGCTGCTGGCACGCGAACAGGTCGCCCTCTGA
- a CDS encoding bifunctional RNase H/acid phosphatase has translation MSTRVIVEADGGSRGNPGAAGFGAVVRDADTGAVLAERSGGLGEATNNVAEYRGMIAGVTAALELGAAEAEIRLDSKLVVEQMSGRWRVKHEALRPLAAEARRLVSRLTSARFEWIPRNRNTHADRLANEAMDRQADGEEPVPEPAAPTVSADPAARTEPVTRSSAAEAASASPTPGGVASWSGAVGSPTRLLLLRHGQSPMSVDKRYSGRGDVPLTELGERQARAAAGRLLTMDELSAGEGAVPVLSSPLSRARGTAEAVARAVDGRLVSHDGLMETDFGAWEGLTFTEASERYPELHRGWLGDPAVAPPEGESMNAVFERVDVVRRELLREYAGRTIVLVTHVTPIKALLRMALGVGPELFYRLHLDLASLSVAEFYPDGNASVRLVNDTSHLRGL, from the coding sequence GTGAGCACGCGAGTGATCGTCGAGGCAGACGGCGGCTCGCGCGGCAACCCGGGGGCGGCCGGTTTCGGGGCGGTGGTCCGCGACGCCGACACCGGTGCCGTGCTGGCCGAGCGTTCCGGAGGACTGGGGGAGGCGACCAACAACGTCGCCGAGTACCGGGGCATGATCGCCGGGGTCACGGCCGCCCTGGAGCTCGGCGCGGCGGAAGCCGAGATCCGACTGGACTCCAAACTCGTCGTCGAGCAGATGTCGGGCAGGTGGCGGGTCAAGCACGAGGCGCTGCGGCCGTTGGCCGCCGAGGCCCGGCGGCTCGTCTCGCGGCTGACCTCGGCGCGGTTCGAGTGGATCCCGCGCAACCGCAACACCCACGCCGACCGGCTCGCCAACGAGGCGATGGACCGGCAGGCGGACGGCGAGGAGCCGGTGCCGGAACCGGCCGCCCCGACGGTTTCCGCCGACCCGGCCGCGCGGACCGAGCCGGTGACGCGTTCCTCCGCAGCGGAGGCCGCGTCCGCGAGTCCCACACCGGGAGGCGTGGCCAGCTGGAGCGGCGCGGTGGGATCACCGACGCGGCTGTTGCTGCTGCGGCACGGGCAGTCCCCGATGTCGGTGGACAAGCGCTACTCGGGCAGGGGGGACGTTCCCCTCACTGAACTGGGCGAACGGCAGGCCCGGGCGGCGGCCGGGCGGTTGTTGACGATGGACGAGCTCTCGGCCGGGGAAGGGGCGGTTCCGGTGCTCTCCTCCCCGCTGAGCCGCGCGCGCGGTACCGCCGAGGCGGTGGCCAGGGCCGTCGACGGGCGGTTGGTGTCGCACGACGGACTGATGGAGACCGATTTCGGGGCTTGGGAGGGGCTGACCTTCACCGAGGCGTCCGAGCGGTACCCGGAGCTGCATCGCGGCTGGCTCGGCGATCCCGCCGTGGCGCCCCCGGAGGGCGAGAGCATGAACGCGGTCTTCGAGCGGGTCGACGTGGTGCGGCGGGAACTGCTGCGGGAGTACGCGGGGCGGACGATCGTGCTCGTCACGCACGTCACCCCGATCAAGGCGCTGCTGCGCATGGCCCTGGGAGTGGGGCCCGAGCTGTTCTACCGGCTGCACCTCGACCTGGCCTCGTTGTCGGTGGCGGAGTTCTACCCCGACGGCAACGCCTCGGTGAGGTTGGTCAACGACACCTCGCACCTGCGGGGGCTCTGA